A genome region from Schlesneria paludicola DSM 18645 includes the following:
- a CDS encoding Ni/Fe hydrogenase subunit alpha: MNQPDVIRVPILTRVEGEGGVTIRLRDGKIENVHLNIFEPPRLFEALLRGRPLEDTPDITARICGICPVAYQMSSIHALESALEIQITPEIRTLRRLMYCGEWIESHALHVHFLHAPDFFGAASGMALAPRFPNEIKRGLELKKFGNRLLETIGGRAIHPVNAMVGGFYRLPKRDELTSLIRHFEWGVNAAVETTRWVASFPFPDFDGSYEFVSLSHPDEYPMNEGDIVSSSGLHIHVSEFHRHFIEEQVAHSTALHAERRPQRSPYFLGPLARVNLNRDRLSVTATTLADELRFPFDCRNPFMSIIARGLELVHAFEEALAILRSYDPSGINSVAYKSKVGSGCAATEAPRGLLFHEYHVDSSGKLVSGRIVPPTSQNQKQIEQDLTVYLTMRLQSGASRDELSLDCERLVRTYDPCISCSTHCLKVRWENAS, encoded by the coding sequence GTGAACCAACCCGACGTCATCCGAGTTCCAATTCTGACCCGCGTCGAAGGCGAAGGCGGGGTGACGATTCGTCTGCGCGATGGAAAGATCGAGAACGTACACCTGAATATTTTTGAACCCCCTCGCCTCTTTGAAGCGCTGCTGCGTGGGCGACCACTCGAAGACACTCCAGACATCACTGCACGTATCTGCGGTATCTGTCCGGTGGCGTATCAAATGAGTTCCATCCACGCGCTCGAATCAGCACTCGAGATCCAGATCACCCCCGAGATCCGTACGCTACGCCGACTGATGTACTGCGGTGAGTGGATCGAGAGTCATGCCCTGCATGTCCATTTTCTACATGCCCCCGACTTCTTTGGTGCGGCGAGCGGAATGGCGCTGGCGCCGCGCTTTCCGAACGAAATCAAGCGTGGACTTGAGCTGAAGAAATTCGGCAATCGACTGCTCGAGACTATCGGAGGACGTGCGATTCACCCCGTCAACGCCATGGTCGGCGGGTTCTATCGATTGCCAAAGCGCGACGAGCTCACTTCGCTGATTCGCCATTTTGAATGGGGCGTCAACGCCGCGGTTGAGACGACTCGTTGGGTCGCCAGTTTTCCATTCCCTGATTTTGACGGTTCTTACGAGTTTGTCTCACTCAGTCATCCTGATGAATATCCGATGAACGAGGGAGACATCGTATCCAGTTCCGGCCTTCACATTCACGTCTCTGAATTCCATCGGCACTTCATTGAAGAACAAGTCGCTCATTCCACGGCCCTGCACGCCGAACGTCGTCCCCAGCGCTCGCCCTATTTTCTGGGGCCACTCGCACGCGTGAATCTCAATCGAGATCGACTCTCTGTCACCGCAACAACACTCGCAGATGAACTTCGCTTCCCCTTCGATTGCCGCAATCCCTTCATGAGCATCATCGCGCGAGGGCTGGAACTTGTGCACGCCTTTGAGGAAGCCTTGGCCATTCTGCGAAGTTATGATCCTTCAGGAATCAATTCCGTTGCCTACAAGTCCAAAGTGGGAAGCGGATGTGCCGCGACCGAGGCACCACGAGGTTTGTTATTTCATGAGTATCACGTCGACTCCTCAGGAAAACTTGTATCGGGCCGGATCGTTCCTCCGACGTCACAGAATCAGAAGCAAATTGAGCAGGACTTGACTGTCTATCTGACAATGCGTTTGCAATCCGGTGCATCTCGTGACGAACTATCGCTCGACTGCGAGCGATTGGTACGCACCTATGATCCCTGTATCAGCTGCTCGACGCACTGTCTTAAAGTGCGATGGGAGAACGCCTCATGA
- a CDS encoding FAD/NAD(P)-binding protein: protein MTTCSFTLRSNPWLTDSVQIVDIVNETNGIATYRLMIQGTPAPSAYQFTPGQFNMLYLPGVGESAISMSGDPDQSDGWIHTVRVAGNVTRMLAKLAVGDTLGVRGPFGTGWPLDQLVGNDIIVVAGGLGLAPLRPLIYYLISHRNLFQKIWLICGARDSAGLLYRQELPLWRQKRIDVQLTVDRATPDWSGQIGVVTQLIDRLHLDLPQKTHLVACGPEVMMKYAAASGLRLGLDASRIWVSLERNMQCATGLCGHCQLGPEFICKDGPVLRYDRIHPYLFVEQL from the coding sequence ATGACGACTTGCTCATTCACGCTCCGCAGCAACCCATGGCTCACAGATTCGGTTCAGATTGTCGATATCGTCAATGAAACCAACGGCATCGCAACGTACCGCCTCATGATCCAAGGGACGCCAGCCCCATCGGCATATCAATTCACTCCAGGCCAGTTCAACATGCTGTACCTGCCCGGGGTGGGTGAATCGGCCATTTCAATGAGCGGCGATCCGGATCAATCGGACGGATGGATCCATACGGTGCGAGTCGCCGGAAACGTAACTCGGATGCTCGCCAAACTGGCTGTCGGCGACACGTTAGGAGTTCGCGGTCCATTCGGAACAGGTTGGCCACTCGACCAACTCGTCGGCAATGACATCATCGTCGTCGCGGGGGGCCTTGGACTGGCACCGCTAAGGCCTTTGATTTATTACCTGATCAGTCATCGCAACTTGTTCCAAAAGATCTGGCTCATTTGCGGTGCGCGCGATTCTGCAGGTCTCCTCTATCGACAGGAGTTGCCGCTCTGGCGTCAAAAAAGAATCGACGTCCAATTGACCGTTGATCGAGCAACTCCAGACTGGTCCGGCCAAATCGGCGTTGTAACGCAGTTGATCGATCGCCTGCATCTTGATCTTCCCCAGAAGACACACTTAGTCGCATGTGGCCCAGAGGTCATGATGAAGTACGCTGCCGCAAGCGGACTTCGACTTGGATTAGACGCAAGCCGAATCTGGGTCTCACTCGAAAGGAACATGCAGTGCGCCACCGGACTGTGCGGACATTGTCAGCTCGGTCCAGAATTCATCTGCAAAGATGGCCCCGTGCTGCGTTACGATCGGATTCACCCCTATCTGTTCGTGGAGCAATTGTGA
- a CDS encoding antibiotic biosynthesis monooxygenase family protein, translating to MITVGMNYHVLPGKQSDFEEKFAAVIGALRAAAGHTSSTLWKDVSDDVSYLITSEWSDEAAFKSFISSDAFRAVTTWGKEQILSGRPQHKIYKH from the coding sequence ATGATTACAGTCGGAATGAATTATCACGTGCTGCCCGGGAAACAATCCGATTTTGAAGAGAAGTTCGCGGCCGTCATCGGCGCACTGCGGGCCGCCGCCGGTCATACCAGTTCCACCCTGTGGAAAGACGTGAGCGACGATGTGTCATACCTCATTACCAGCGAGTGGTCAGATGAGGCCGCGTTCAAATCGTTCATCAGCAGTGACGCTTTTCGCGCCGTAACAACGTGGGGCAAGGAACAGATTCTATCGGGACGGCCGCAGCATAAGATCTACAAGCACTAA
- a CDS encoding Crp/Fnr family transcriptional regulator, whose product MSLFNTISDCDFLRGMPQALLERLVQIAQPCTYAPGTILFLEGRQHALFHVITAGHVRLDMLVPRRGKIPILTVGAGDVLAWSALIGNGTMTATAVALEPVQTIAFAGDQLKQLCETEHEIGYFVMRQLSSALSRRLVATRLQQLDLFAEDFPMSDVPSPLSRSGDLQC is encoded by the coding sequence ATGTCGTTATTCAACACGATCAGCGATTGTGATTTCCTCCGAGGCATGCCTCAAGCACTCCTCGAACGCCTTGTACAGATTGCGCAGCCCTGCACGTACGCCCCCGGCACGATTTTGTTTTTAGAAGGCCGGCAACATGCACTTTTTCATGTGATCACGGCAGGTCATGTTCGTCTCGACATGCTCGTTCCGCGAAGAGGCAAGATTCCCATTCTGACGGTCGGCGCCGGCGACGTTCTGGCCTGGTCAGCATTGATTGGAAACGGCACCATGACTGCCACGGCTGTCGCACTCGAGCCAGTGCAGACAATTGCATTCGCTGGTGATCAATTGAAACAATTGTGCGAAACTGAGCACGAAATTGGCTACTTTGTCATGCGGCAATTGTCATCCGCTTTGTCACGACGACTCGTCGCCACGCGCCTGCAACAGCTTGATCTGTTTGCAGAAGACTTCCCGATGTCTGACGTCCCTTCTCCCCTCAGCCGATCGGGTGATCTCCAATGTTGA
- a CDS encoding sulfite reductase subunit A has translation MTPTPRFVARKDLQRLIVELQTRDYHVIGPTIDQDAIVYDEVTSVEQLPQGWTDEQAPGHYRLKQRDDGAWFGYAVGPHCWKKYLFPPKATLLSAEKTEQGWAFIPHAADTTKYAFLGVRACELAAIQIQDRAFLEGPYQDPLYRERREQLLIIAVNCTQAATTCFCTSMKTGPNCQSGFDLALTEIEQGFLCDVGSTLGADILSACPTLLATSKQLEEGSTARQQAVDQITRQLDTSDLPGLLLSNLDHPHWKEVGDRCLSCTNCTMVCPTCFCSSVTEVRDLNMERVERERVWDSCFNPDFSYLGGTPVRNETAARYRQWLTHKLDSWHAQFGTSGCVGCGRCITWCPVGIDLTEEVVAIRKTPAP, from the coding sequence ATGACACCTACTCCGCGTTTCGTTGCCAGAAAGGACCTGCAAAGACTCATTGTCGAGCTTCAAACGCGCGACTATCACGTCATCGGACCGACAATCGATCAGGACGCGATCGTCTACGATGAAGTCACGTCAGTCGAACAACTACCTCAAGGATGGACGGATGAGCAGGCACCAGGACACTATCGACTGAAGCAACGAGACGACGGTGCATGGTTCGGCTATGCCGTTGGTCCGCATTGTTGGAAGAAATACCTTTTTCCACCGAAGGCGACGTTGCTGAGCGCCGAAAAAACAGAGCAGGGTTGGGCCTTCATCCCGCACGCAGCCGATACGACCAAGTACGCGTTTCTGGGCGTGCGTGCATGCGAACTGGCCGCAATTCAAATTCAGGATCGAGCCTTTCTTGAGGGGCCATATCAAGACCCGCTGTATCGCGAACGGCGCGAGCAACTCTTAATCATTGCGGTGAACTGTACTCAGGCTGCCACCACTTGCTTCTGCACGTCGATGAAAACGGGCCCCAACTGCCAAAGCGGCTTCGATCTGGCTTTGACCGAAATCGAACAAGGGTTCCTGTGCGACGTCGGATCAACTCTTGGTGCCGACATCCTCTCTGCGTGCCCCACATTGCTGGCCACATCAAAACAACTTGAAGAGGGGTCGACCGCTCGTCAACAAGCCGTGGATCAAATCACACGCCAGCTTGATACCAGTGACCTACCAGGCTTGCTGCTCTCGAACTTGGATCATCCACACTGGAAGGAAGTGGGGGATCGATGCCTTTCCTGCACGAACTGTACGATGGTCTGTCCGACCTGCTTCTGCTCGTCGGTGACGGAAGTCCGTGATTTGAACATGGAGCGCGTCGAGCGAGAGCGAGTTTGGGACTCCTGCTTTAATCCAGACTTCAGTTATCTCGGCGGAACCCCGGTCCGCAATGAGACGGCCGCGAGATATCGGCAGTGGTTGACACATAAGCTCGATTCCTGGCACGCTCAATTTGGCACGTCGGGCTGTGTCGGTTGCGGGCGCTGTATCACTTGGTGCCCGGTCGGAATCGATCTGACCGAAGAAGTTGTCGCGATTCGAAAGACACCTGCACCATGA
- a CDS encoding prenyltransferase/squalene oxidase repeat-containing protein, which translates to MHDVSRVTIGAFEVWCALTFPFWRLPQPIHAADPVLHKIATFEPSPIDVLDATQWKRVDRAVDRGLVYLASQQGGDGSIKAPGTGQPGITALAVLAFLSRGHIPGEGPHGDLLFKAVEFVQSCQREDGLLSAAEPEAEHVHDGASHAGNYNHAIAGLMLTEVYGMVPGERQQLIAETIRRALKFTREQQVKPRRNPREQGGWRYLRPRQNWDADISVSSWQLMFYRSARNAEFNVSKVYIDDALDYIRRGFDSRQSTFTYDLPGGANLATRGVAGGAIVSLALGGEHQSEAAQSAGDWVLRQSFRQYNRGAGPYHYGAYYCSQGMFQLGGEYWSQFFPSLAETLVSHQSPDGSWDPENDHNGDYFGRPYTTSLAILALTPAYQLLPIFQR; encoded by the coding sequence ATGCACGACGTTTCACGCGTCACCATCGGGGCGTTTGAGGTTTGGTGCGCTCTGACTTTTCCGTTTTGGCGACTGCCTCAGCCAATTCATGCGGCCGATCCGGTTCTGCATAAGATCGCCACTTTCGAGCCGAGTCCGATCGATGTGCTCGACGCCACGCAATGGAAACGAGTTGACAGGGCTGTCGATCGGGGATTGGTGTACTTGGCATCACAGCAAGGAGGAGATGGTTCGATCAAGGCGCCAGGGACGGGGCAGCCTGGGATTACGGCGTTGGCCGTTCTCGCGTTTCTGTCTCGTGGGCATATCCCCGGAGAAGGACCGCACGGAGACCTACTCTTTAAGGCCGTCGAATTCGTACAATCGTGTCAGCGTGAGGATGGCCTTCTTTCCGCCGCGGAGCCCGAGGCGGAGCATGTTCACGATGGGGCGTCGCACGCGGGAAACTACAACCATGCCATTGCAGGACTGATGCTGACCGAAGTCTACGGAATGGTTCCGGGCGAACGCCAACAACTGATCGCAGAGACGATCCGTCGCGCACTCAAATTCACGCGTGAGCAGCAGGTCAAACCCAGACGCAATCCCCGCGAACAAGGGGGATGGCGATATCTGCGGCCACGTCAGAACTGGGATGCGGACATCTCTGTTAGCTCGTGGCAATTGATGTTCTATCGGTCAGCTCGAAATGCGGAATTCAATGTCTCAAAAGTGTATATCGATGATGCGTTGGATTACATTCGCCGCGGATTTGACTCACGACAATCGACGTTCACGTATGACTTGCCAGGCGGGGCGAATTTGGCGACTCGCGGTGTCGCAGGGGGGGCGATCGTGTCACTTGCGCTGGGTGGGGAGCATCAATCTGAAGCGGCGCAAAGCGCGGGAGATTGGGTACTTCGACAGTCATTTCGGCAATACAATCGCGGCGCGGGACCATACCACTATGGCGCTTACTATTGCAGCCAGGGGATGTTTCAACTCGGCGGCGAATACTGGAGCCAGTTCTTCCCGTCCCTCGCAGAAACGCTGGTTTCCCATCAGTCGCCCGACGGATCATGGGACCCGGAAAACGACCACAATGGCGACTATTTTGGACGCCCATACACAACGTCACTTGCTATTCTCGCGCTCACGCCAGCGTACCAGTTGCTGCCGATTTTTCAGAGATAA
- a CDS encoding CocE/NonD family hydrolase, with the protein MHWILVGTVLCVGNTGLIVADERQLEFDVREVMVPMSDGIELSTTVYQPREIGPFPVIVGRTPYNQDGLKAEALKFCRHGYAFVAQDLRGRFKSKGHHSIIFHNDGWNEPHDGHDTLKWIARQPWCNGMIGSTGGSALGVTQNMAAPGAPAALKAQHVAVAFSDMYLQAAYQGGAFRTGLLENWLKATGMTDVNLETFVAHPRYDAFWTELNAEPQAERVNAPAVFFGGWYDIFLQGTINSFTTIQSRGGPTVRGHCRLVIAPVGHGSMMELKYPDTARKGPRCADNLTWFDAILKGQNNGVGTEKPVHYYVMGDPTDANAPGNYWRNVESWPPDATETSYYLHSDGTLSTSRPTAIHVRSYKYDPAHPVPTIGGAELGANIGPRDQRPVESRSDVLVFTTDALDAPLEVTGRIRARLFVSSDCPDTDFTVKLTDVYPDGRSMLVTDGIMRTRFRASFENEELLEPGQIAEIPVDLWSTSLVFNKGHRLRIAVSSSNAPRFDPNPNTGHGFRADHESRVATNSLHLSEKHPTQIILPIARDLDGVRK; encoded by the coding sequence ATGCATTGGATACTTGTTGGAACCGTCCTATGCGTGGGTAATACGGGACTGATCGTCGCGGATGAACGTCAATTGGAATTTGACGTTCGAGAGGTCATGGTCCCGATGTCGGACGGGATCGAGCTGTCGACGACGGTCTATCAGCCGAGAGAGATTGGGCCATTTCCGGTGATCGTTGGGCGGACGCCGTACAATCAAGACGGGCTAAAAGCCGAGGCTCTTAAGTTTTGTCGTCACGGTTACGCGTTTGTTGCTCAGGACCTGCGCGGACGATTCAAATCTAAGGGACATCATTCGATTATTTTTCACAATGACGGTTGGAATGAACCCCATGACGGTCATGACACGCTTAAGTGGATTGCTCGACAGCCCTGGTGCAACGGAATGATTGGCAGCACAGGCGGGTCAGCGCTGGGGGTGACTCAGAACATGGCGGCCCCCGGAGCTCCCGCCGCACTGAAAGCTCAGCATGTCGCCGTTGCGTTCTCGGACATGTATCTTCAGGCCGCCTATCAAGGGGGCGCATTCAGGACCGGTTTGCTGGAAAATTGGTTAAAAGCAACCGGTATGACGGACGTGAATTTGGAGACGTTCGTGGCACATCCGCGGTATGACGCGTTCTGGACCGAACTCAATGCCGAACCGCAGGCGGAACGTGTGAACGCACCCGCGGTTTTCTTTGGTGGATGGTATGACATCTTTCTGCAAGGCACGATCAATTCATTTACGACAATTCAATCGCGTGGCGGGCCTACGGTGCGGGGCCATTGTCGGCTGGTGATTGCGCCAGTTGGGCACGGGAGCATGATGGAGCTGAAGTATCCTGATACCGCGCGAAAGGGACCTCGCTGCGCTGATAATCTGACGTGGTTCGACGCAATTCTGAAAGGCCAAAACAATGGTGTCGGAACAGAGAAGCCGGTCCACTATTACGTCATGGGCGATCCAACCGACGCGAATGCTCCAGGCAACTATTGGCGAAACGTTGAGTCCTGGCCACCAGATGCAACCGAAACGAGCTACTACCTGCATTCGGATGGAACATTGTCGACTTCACGCCCGACCGCAATCCATGTCCGTTCTTACAAGTACGACCCGGCGCATCCGGTTCCCACGATTGGAGGAGCAGAGCTTGGGGCAAACATTGGTCCGCGGGATCAACGGCCAGTTGAATCGCGATCCGACGTTCTGGTCTTTACGACTGATGCTCTCGACGCACCCCTGGAAGTGACCGGCAGAATTCGCGCGCGCTTGTTCGTTTCATCAGATTGTCCCGACACCGACTTCACGGTGAAGTTGACCGACGTGTATCCCGATGGAAGGTCGATGCTCGTGACGGATGGAATCATGCGGACGAGGTTTCGTGCCTCGTTCGAGAACGAAGAATTGTTAGAACCAGGACAAATTGCCGAAATTCCGGTCGATTTATGGAGTACGTCTTTGGTGTTCAACAAGGGACATCGTCTGCGGATTGCCGTTTCGTCTTCGAACGCACCGCGATTCGATCCGAATCCGAATACGGGACATGGATTTCGTGCCGATCACGAGTCTCGTGTCGCGACGAATTCATTGCATCTGTCAGAGAAGCATCCGACTCAAATCATTCTGCCAATTGCCCGTGATTTGGACGGCGTGAGAAAGTAG
- a CDS encoding NADH-quinone oxidoreductase subunit B family protein has protein sequence MVRRPRLAVFKFASCDGCQLSLLDAEDELLELCDRVDIAHFAEASSDLQSGPYDVALVEGSITTDEDAARILRVRRDSHFLITIGACATAGGIQALRAWGDLDEWVASVYPRPEFIQTLATSTAIAEHVHVDFELHGCPINHHQLIDVLIAVTEGRRPNVPSHSVCLDCKRRGNVCHVVTRSIACLGPITNSGCGAICPTYNRGCYGCYGPSQPANTSSLLKRFQEFGQRADQLVPLLRSFNAAAPAFRHASDQLAILKD, from the coding sequence ATGGTACGTAGACCACGACTGGCCGTGTTCAAGTTTGCTTCTTGCGATGGCTGCCAACTTTCGCTGTTGGATGCGGAAGACGAATTACTCGAACTTTGTGATCGAGTCGACATTGCTCATTTCGCAGAGGCGAGCAGTGACCTGCAATCTGGTCCGTACGATGTGGCCCTTGTCGAGGGGTCAATTACAACCGACGAGGACGCTGCTCGAATTCTTCGTGTCCGACGCGATTCACATTTTCTAATCACGATTGGCGCTTGCGCAACTGCGGGTGGGATTCAAGCACTACGAGCGTGGGGAGACCTCGACGAATGGGTGGCGTCAGTCTATCCGAGACCAGAATTCATTCAGACACTCGCAACCTCAACCGCAATCGCAGAACATGTTCACGTCGATTTCGAACTTCACGGTTGTCCGATCAACCATCATCAGTTGATCGACGTCCTGATCGCAGTCACCGAAGGTCGACGGCCAAACGTGCCAAGCCACAGTGTTTGCCTGGACTGCAAGCGTCGTGGAAATGTGTGCCACGTGGTCACACGGAGCATCGCGTGCCTGGGACCGATCACCAACTCAGGATGCGGCGCGATCTGCCCGACCTACAATCGTGGATGCTATGGTTGCTACGGTCCCAGCCAACCAGCCAACACATCATCGCTACTCAAGCGATTTCAAGAGTTTGGACAACGCGCAGATCAACTCGTGCCATTGCTCAGGTCATTCAATGCGGCCGCTCCTGCTTTCCGGCACGCATCAGACCAGCTAGCGATTCTGAAAGACTGA
- a CDS encoding tetratricopeptide repeat protein, with protein MSSAVSPAAATYLQVPHSPALRGQRFVTCVVATALFLFALAVYAPSIVFGFVNWDDGKNFVENWEFRGLSGSHLRWMWTTTHMGPYQPLSWMSLALDYVVWGETPLGDLRSMGFHLTNVLLHATNVVLVYFLGCRLLDVSSSASQRKGARHINSVWGAACAAMLFGLHPLRVEVVAWITERRELLSTTFLLASVLCYLRGCAFGGNDQSSMNRRWLMASLICFALSLLSKAIGMTLPVVLLILDWYLGRLPLFWTANQSHGIVRKRRLLEKLPYVILSIPIMVLALIGQEQASAMLSWDRHPLSARLAVCCYGIVWYLRTTLVPVSLAPLYPIRLPIDPFGAEYFLSILVVCVMTFSLGFLARSYRATGAMAAWLSAIVLASPVLGLTQSGQQIAADRYSYLSCLPWALVAGGVWQKWIQSRIDARRPRPNQLPVVTLAVVVATLVTLTSYQLALWGDSEKLWQHTADVTSENATALTMLGILKADSGHPKEAGMLLTQAIKIDPNQANTHYQLGRVLASLGYVNEAAACYQTALRLAPNFPKVYLQIGQLFASQNDEKKAAECCEIALRMNPNLAEAHVEYAKLLQRHGRLDDAFDHLRTAINIRPDNVEARRLLALIDRDAGHETEALTQWREFRRRTEQPPLELEHLKRDLRTAKTTK; from the coding sequence GTGAGTTCAGCAGTTTCGCCGGCCGCAGCAACGTACCTGCAGGTACCACATTCACCTGCTTTACGAGGGCAACGTTTTGTGACATGCGTCGTCGCGACGGCGTTGTTTCTGTTCGCCCTGGCCGTCTATGCACCTTCGATCGTATTTGGGTTCGTGAATTGGGACGATGGCAAGAACTTCGTCGAGAACTGGGAATTTCGGGGGCTGAGTGGTTCTCATTTGCGCTGGATGTGGACCACGACGCACATGGGGCCGTATCAACCGCTGAGCTGGATGAGTCTGGCGTTGGACTACGTCGTATGGGGCGAGACGCCCCTTGGTGACCTACGGTCAATGGGATTTCACCTGACGAACGTGCTCTTGCATGCGACAAATGTTGTTCTGGTCTATTTCCTTGGCTGTCGTCTACTCGACGTCTCATCATCGGCTTCACAGAGAAAGGGCGCTAGGCATATCAATTCGGTCTGGGGTGCGGCCTGTGCGGCTATGTTGTTTGGTTTGCATCCACTTCGTGTCGAAGTCGTCGCTTGGATTACAGAACGGCGTGAATTGCTGTCAACGACGTTCCTCTTGGCGTCTGTTCTGTGCTATTTGCGGGGATGTGCTTTTGGCGGAAACGATCAATCATCGATGAATCGCCGCTGGCTCATGGCGTCATTAATTTGCTTTGCGTTGTCCCTGCTTTCCAAGGCGATTGGGATGACACTTCCCGTCGTCCTGCTGATTCTCGATTGGTATCTAGGACGACTTCCGCTGTTTTGGACGGCGAATCAGAGCCATGGGATCGTTAGGAAACGACGATTACTCGAAAAACTTCCCTATGTGATTTTGTCGATTCCGATCATGGTGCTTGCATTGATCGGACAAGAACAAGCATCTGCCATGCTCAGTTGGGACCGGCATCCATTGTCGGCACGTCTGGCCGTTTGCTGTTACGGCATCGTATGGTACTTACGGACAACGCTCGTTCCTGTATCTCTTGCGCCTCTTTATCCGATCCGACTGCCGATCGATCCCTTCGGGGCCGAATATTTTTTGAGTATCCTCGTTGTTTGCGTCATGACTTTCTCGCTCGGGTTTTTGGCCCGAAGTTATCGCGCAACAGGCGCAATGGCGGCCTGGCTGAGCGCCATTGTCCTCGCTTCTCCGGTGCTGGGGCTGACTCAAAGTGGTCAGCAAATCGCGGCAGACCGTTATTCCTATCTGTCATGTCTTCCCTGGGCGCTCGTCGCAGGAGGTGTCTGGCAGAAGTGGATTCAGTCTCGGATTGATGCACGAAGGCCACGGCCCAATCAGCTTCCCGTCGTGACTCTTGCTGTCGTGGTAGCGACCTTGGTGACGCTGACATCGTATCAATTGGCGCTTTGGGGCGACTCCGAAAAACTGTGGCAGCATACGGCGGACGTCACGTCGGAAAATGCGACCGCGTTGACTATGCTCGGAATTCTGAAAGCAGATTCGGGGCACCCGAAAGAGGCGGGCATGTTGTTGACGCAAGCAATCAAGATCGATCCGAACCAGGCGAATACGCATTATCAATTGGGGAGAGTGCTGGCCAGCCTCGGCTACGTCAACGAGGCCGCTGCGTGTTATCAAACTGCGCTGCGACTGGCTCCGAACTTTCCCAAGGTCTATCTTCAGATTGGTCAGCTTTTCGCGTCTCAAAATGACGAAAAAAAAGCTGCTGAATGTTGTGAGATTGCCTTACGGATGAATCCCAACCTCGCTGAAGCACACGTCGAGTACGCGAAACTATTGCAAAGGCACGGACGCTTGGATGACGCGTTCGATCACCTTCGGACGGCGATCAACATCCGTCCCGACAATGTTGAGGCCCGACGATTGCTCGCGCTCATCGATCGAGACGCTGGTCATGAGACTGAAGCGTTGACGCAATGGCGCGAGTTTCGGCGTCGGACCGAGCAACCACCACTTGAGCTGGAACACTTGAAACGCGATCTCCGGACTGCCAAAACCACAAAGTGA
- a CDS encoding hydrogenase maturation protease produces MTRPLVVGLGGRHGDDEAGWLVIQRLQELGYAHDRLFRARHPAEVLDVIDANTELIICDACRGAGAPGMFLQLHWPTDQLVYARPNSSHEFSLSDTLELGAQLDSGPRMVEIWAIEGEVWCAGAEVSPVVRAAATQVAELIWDARCDS; encoded by the coding sequence ATGACCCGCCCACTCGTCGTCGGACTGGGAGGCCGGCACGGAGACGATGAAGCAGGCTGGTTGGTCATCCAACGCCTTCAAGAACTTGGCTATGCGCACGATCGCCTATTTCGCGCCAGGCATCCGGCAGAAGTCCTCGACGTCATTGATGCGAACACGGAACTCATTATTTGCGATGCCTGTCGAGGTGCAGGGGCACCCGGAATGTTTCTTCAGCTCCACTGGCCTACGGATCAGCTCGTGTATGCACGGCCGAACAGTTCGCATGAATTCTCTCTTTCGGACACACTCGAGCTTGGAGCTCAGCTTGACTCCGGACCTCGGATGGTGGAAATCTGGGCAATCGAAGGAGAAGTTTGGTGCGCCGGCGCAGAAGTGTCCCCTGTCGTCCGCGCGGCTGCCACCCAGGTCGCCGAGTTAATTTGGGATGCTCGTTGCGACTCATGA